In one uncultured Methanoregula sp. genomic region, the following are encoded:
- a CDS encoding alpha/beta hydrolase, giving the protein MAAILSLILVAGCTQTSSVSNSPPATPGGKVFPAVSVNSTPVKYAQVNGVTLGYREFGSGEPLLMINGFDSTMDTMWNQTFLGILASKYHVYIYDHRGMGYSTDNNATPTIPLYAEDASGLIQALGYDSMNVYGASMGSSIGQELVISHPSQVRKLVLESVTYSVRVPECKVLLAVLEESALNPATAPGVRKEAQANLVWNGSWDQLSGIQKNVMLVVGTSDILTPQPVTARMAGQINGSWLERYKDLPHIGSRNAPVQYGENTLDFLGREEQPPYPF; this is encoded by the coding sequence ATGGCTGCAATACTCTCCCTCATCCTTGTTGCAGGATGCACGCAGACATCCAGTGTATCCAACAGTCCTCCGGCCACTCCAGGCGGCAAGGTATTTCCTGCAGTATCCGTTAACAGCACACCGGTCAAGTACGCGCAGGTCAACGGGGTTACCCTGGGGTACCGCGAGTTCGGTTCCGGCGAACCGCTCCTGATGATCAACGGGTTCGATTCAACCATGGACACCATGTGGAACCAGACCTTCCTTGGCATTCTTGCATCGAAATATCATGTCTATATCTACGATCACCGGGGCATGGGTTACAGCACCGACAACAATGCAACACCCACCATCCCACTCTACGCGGAGGATGCTTCCGGCCTTATCCAGGCTCTCGGCTATGATAGTATGAACGTGTACGGGGCCTCGATGGGATCGTCCATTGGCCAGGAGCTGGTCATCAGCCACCCGTCGCAAGTCAGAAAACTCGTCCTCGAATCCGTGACTTACAGCGTCCGCGTTCCTGAATGCAAAGTCCTGCTGGCAGTCCTTGAGGAGTCTGCCCTCAATCCCGCTACGGCACCGGGTGTTCGCAAAGAGGCACAGGCAAACCTTGTCTGGAACGGCTCCTGGGATCAGCTCTCCGGCATCCAGAAAAATGTAATGCTTGTTGTTGGTACAAGTGATATCCTGACTCCCCAGCCGGTCACTGCCCGGATGGCGGGACAGATCAACGGGTCGTGGCTTGAGCGGTACAAGGATCTCCCGCACATCGGGTCGCGGAACGCCCCGGTCCAGTACGGGGAGAACACGCTGGATTTCCTCGGAAGGGAAGAACAGCCCCCCTATCCTTTCTGA
- a CDS encoding Fic family protein: MTQLPEKPPVDWTKDIPDGQSEFFLNEPFKKDVIEYNRRYLFWDELKYRMPDADQRKMAWAVMKLYRSMRQEHVSYPPLRLTYSIIAEIVKSLHAIDSYLTGNIRIHNKTIRLEKSYIINSFMEEAIASSILEGAATTRSIAKEMLQKGRKPRNSSEQMVLNNYEAMNFILEHKDDPLTPALILEIHRLVTKGTIDREAVGQFRTNNDIVVANPVTRVVYHTPPDFQEIGKFIEALCTFANHGGRDEDPGEDYIHPVIKGIILHFLIGYVHPFNDGNGRTARSLFYWYVLSRGYWLFEYMPISRIILRSKKKYSLAYLHTEYDEMDLTYFILNNLSCINDAKKDLMQYLEEKQTEQIATKTLIRKIPDISQREGDILRTMMEQSNEYFTIREIMQQYNTVYETARTDLLHLADLGYILREKRGREFVFILNEKNGKWNHNQNLKKTTAPPSGKKLR, encoded by the coding sequence ATGACACAACTGCCCGAAAAACCTCCGGTTGACTGGACGAAGGACATCCCCGATGGGCAGAGTGAATTTTTTTTGAATGAACCGTTCAAAAAAGATGTGATCGAGTACAACCGGCGCTATCTCTTCTGGGACGAGCTGAAGTACCGGATGCCCGATGCCGATCAGAGGAAAATGGCATGGGCCGTCATGAAATTATACCGGTCAATGCGGCAGGAGCATGTCTCCTATCCCCCCCTCCGGCTCACCTACTCGATCATCGCAGAGATAGTAAAAAGCCTCCATGCCATCGACAGCTACCTCACCGGCAATATCCGTATCCACAACAAGACCATCCGTCTCGAAAAGTCTTACATCATCAACTCGTTCATGGAGGAAGCAATCGCCTCAAGTATCCTCGAAGGTGCGGCAACAACCCGGAGCATTGCAAAGGAGATGCTACAAAAAGGCAGGAAGCCCAGAAACAGTTCCGAGCAGATGGTGCTCAACAACTACGAGGCGATGAACTTCATTCTCGAACATAAGGATGACCCGCTCACACCCGCTCTCATCCTTGAGATCCACCGGCTGGTAACAAAAGGGACCATTGACCGGGAAGCGGTCGGACAGTTCAGGACAAACAATGATATCGTAGTTGCAAACCCGGTAACCCGCGTTGTCTACCACACACCTCCCGATTTTCAGGAGATTGGGAAGTTCATAGAAGCGCTCTGCACCTTTGCAAACCATGGAGGGCGTGATGAAGATCCCGGTGAGGATTACATCCACCCGGTCATCAAAGGGATCATCCTGCATTTCCTCATCGGGTATGTCCACCCGTTCAATGACGGGAACGGGAGGACGGCCCGCAGCCTTTTTTACTGGTATGTCCTCTCGCGGGGATACTGGCTGTTCGAATACATGCCCATCTCCCGGATCATCCTCCGGTCGAAGAAGAAATACTCGCTCGCGTACCTCCATACGGAATATGATGAGATGGATCTCACCTATTTCATTCTCAATAATCTGTCGTGCATCAATGACGCAAAGAAAGATCTCATGCAGTACCTGGAAGAGAAACAGACCGAGCAAATCGCAACAAAAACCCTCATCAGGAAAATACCGGATATCAGCCAGCGGGAAGGCGATATCCTCCGTACCATGATGGAGCAGAGCAACGAATACTTCACCATCCGCGAGATCATGCAGCAGTACAATACGGTATACGAGACTGCACGAACGGATCTGCTCCATCTTGCGGATCTCGGGTACATCCTCCGGGAAAAACGGGGGCGTGAGTTTGTTTTCATCTTAAACGAGAAGAACGGGAAGTGGAATCATAACCAGAATCTAAAGAAAACAACCGCACCCCCTTCAGGAAAGAAATTGCGGTGA
- a CDS encoding ABC transporter ATP-binding protein — protein sequence MEPVIQFEDVVKIYPLKAGDVTALNHISFAVERGEFISIMGPSGSGKSTLLTLMGCLDTPTSGNIFMSGSPIRNMSDADLTNLRRDRIGFIFQYFNLFPLLNIIENVSFPQMLKSGHGVDEEKAREVLRAVQLDEHLFPHTPLELSGGQQQRVAVARALINDPDILLCDEPTGNLDSKTGASIMELMTELNRKGSTIIVVTHDPNVANYTSRTIRIVDGCIAS from the coding sequence ATGGAACCGGTAATTCAGTTTGAGGACGTGGTAAAAATCTACCCGCTCAAGGCAGGAGACGTGACTGCACTCAACCACATCTCCTTCGCCGTTGAGCGGGGCGAGTTCATCTCCATTATGGGGCCTTCGGGCTCGGGAAAATCCACCCTGCTCACCCTGATGGGATGCCTCGATACGCCAACGTCCGGGAATATCTTCATGAGCGGGAGTCCGATCCGCAACATGTCGGATGCGGATCTCACCAACCTGCGGAGGGACCGGATAGGTTTCATCTTCCAGTACTTCAATCTCTTCCCGCTCCTGAACATCATCGAGAACGTCAGTTTTCCCCAGATGCTCAAATCAGGCCATGGGGTGGACGAGGAGAAAGCGCGGGAAGTGCTCCGGGCAGTCCAGTTGGATGAACATCTCTTCCCCCATACGCCGCTCGAACTCTCCGGAGGCCAGCAGCAGCGGGTTGCCGTTGCTCGTGCACTTATCAATGACCCCGATATTCTTCTCTGTGACGAGCCGACCGGGAACCTTGATTCGAAGACAGGTGCAAGCATCATGGAACTGATGACGGAACTGAACCGTAAGGGCTCGACGATCATCGTAGTAACCCATGACCCCAATGTTGCGAATTATACGAGCCGGACGATCCGGATTGTTGACGGGTGCATTGCCTCATGA
- the ilvE gene encoding branched-chain-amino-acid transaminase yields the protein MIIYIDGKYLPEDQAKISVFDHGFLYGDGVFEGIRAYNGRVFRLKEHVDRMYDSAKTIDLKPPISKEEMIEVICEVLRRNKLDNAYIRPIISRGHGDLGLDPRKCPKPSVVVIAVTWGAMYGDLYEKGLKAITVSIRRNPAECMPPNVKSLNYLNNILAKIEANYKGGDEAIFFDTNGYLSEGSGDNLYVVKNGEILTPPTLNNLRGISRMVLLEIARSLGITVKEQNLGYFDLYTADELICTGTAAEVAPITWCDGRTIGSGKPGPITRQLMAAFKTVTEKEGYPINKK from the coding sequence ATGATCATTTACATTGATGGAAAATATCTTCCGGAAGACCAGGCAAAGATCTCGGTTTTCGATCACGGGTTTTTATATGGTGACGGTGTGTTTGAGGGCATCCGTGCCTACAACGGGAGAGTGTTCCGGCTCAAGGAGCATGTTGACCGGATGTATGATTCGGCAAAGACGATCGATTTGAAACCCCCGATCAGCAAGGAGGAGATGATCGAGGTCATCTGCGAGGTCCTGCGACGGAACAAGCTCGATAACGCGTACATCCGCCCGATCATCAGCCGCGGACACGGGGATCTCGGCCTCGACCCGCGCAAGTGCCCGAAGCCCTCGGTGGTTGTCATCGCGGTGACCTGGGGTGCGATGTACGGCGACCTGTACGAGAAAGGGCTTAAAGCAATCACCGTCTCGATAAGGCGCAACCCGGCAGAATGCATGCCCCCGAATGTCAAGAGCCTCAACTATCTCAATAATATTCTTGCCAAGATCGAGGCGAACTACAAGGGCGGGGACGAGGCGATCTTCTTTGATACGAATGGTTACCTCTCCGAAGGATCGGGAGACAACCTGTATGTTGTCAAGAACGGTGAGATCCTCACGCCCCCGACCCTCAACAATCTTCGCGGCATTTCCCGGATGGTGCTCCTGGAGATTGCACGGTCCCTGGGGATTACGGTCAAGGAACAGAACCTCGGGTATTTCGATCTCTATACTGCCGATGAGCTGATCTGCACGGGGACTGCCGCAGAAGTGGCCCCGATTACCTGGTGTGACGGGCGCACGATCGGGAGCGGGAAGCCCGGCCCGATCACCCGCCAGCTGATGGCAGCATTCAAGACCGTTACAGAAAAGGAAGGATATCCCATCAACAAGAAATAA
- a CDS encoding type II toxin-antitoxin system RelE/ParE family toxin — MFHLLIEQEQVDKINGFDEKSRRITKEKLATLRENPYPGKRGDKEKLCLKDGYVLYRLHIGRTWTAFYRICEVDKTVRILDVMPIEQAHKKYGHFKSFSD, encoded by the coding sequence ATGTTTCACCTTCTCATCGAACAGGAACAGGTCGATAAGATCAACGGGTTTGATGAGAAAAGCCGGAGGATAACAAAAGAAAAACTTGCAACCCTCCGCGAAAATCCGTATCCCGGGAAACGAGGGGACAAAGAGAAATTATGCCTCAAGGATGGATATGTTCTGTACCGGCTGCATATCGGGAGGACCTGGACCGCGTTCTACCGAATTTGCGAGGTGGACAAAACAGTCAGGATCCTCGATGTTATGCCCATCGAACAGGCACACAAAAAATATGGCCATTTCAAATCATTTTCTGACTGA
- a CDS encoding PAS domain S-box protein, with product MPEKEKEGLIKGIASGDPSSMDLFRTIFERIQTAIMVIDPTAHRIVDANPLMESLTGFSRDQMLGKGCQEFVCPAKCGECPVTDLRRNILNIEREVINTKGERVPVLKTVAKAEIGGKDYLIESFTDITDRVKAEERQLALTVFLSESILRAKKPLELMQKDFLQIAEQAKNGDYDAEDIRMQLVMHANNLAQILKNIEELQEKAVKGRSADIPREYREFFNRM from the coding sequence ATGCCCGAAAAGGAGAAAGAGGGCCTGATCAAAGGGATTGCTTCAGGAGACCCTTCTTCCATGGACCTCTTCCGGACGATATTTGAGCGTATCCAGACTGCAATCATGGTCATCGATCCGACCGCCCACCGGATTGTTGATGCCAACCCCTTGATGGAGTCCCTCACCGGTTTTTCCCGTGACCAGATGCTCGGGAAAGGCTGCCAGGAGTTTGTCTGCCCGGCAAAGTGCGGTGAATGCCCGGTCACTGACCTTCGCCGGAATATCCTGAATATCGAGCGCGAGGTCATCAATACGAAAGGCGAACGGGTGCCGGTCTTAAAGACCGTTGCGAAAGCAGAGATTGGCGGGAAGGATTACCTCATCGAGAGCTTCACCGATATCACGGACCGGGTGAAGGCCGAGGAACGCCAGCTCGCCCTGACCGTATTCCTGTCGGAATCGATCCTGCGTGCAAAAAAACCATTAGAATTGATGCAGAAGGACTTCCTGCAGATCGCAGAGCAGGCAAAAAACGGGGACTACGATGCCGAGGATATCCGGATGCAGCTGGTGATGCATGCAAATAATCTTGCGCAGATCCTCAAAAATATCGAAGAACTCCAGGAAAAGGCGGTCAAAGGCCGGTCAGCCGATATCCCCAGGGAGTACCGTGAATTTTTCAACAGGATGTGA
- a CDS encoding ABC transporter permease codes for MIFWEIAKRNIRIHMLRSTLAMLGIVIGVVAIASMGILGNSMVATVSESLSSVGDSVIVTPYAGGGGGTGPGSGSSSASLKLTDQNYQQIKRVSAPNTAIPVYSTSDHMKIGVGSNDIVASIYGLPSEDVPDLMKLQAGDYNNGNSGCLVGSTFAKDHDLKVGSRISIGADGSKGTLRVTGIIEERGMSFDISTDNALVVTDEWFENTFSRNKDYDEVVVKVRDGDTATVKTNIEKQLNKHKDNKIVSVTDSKATLNSIYATFGTITTFVSAIGGISMIVAGVSIFNIMMMSVNERIKEIGIMRSIGTQKKEVMSMFIYEAAIIGVIGSVIGGLFSILAGYAVSALMLGTTKYLVTAANALSVTEGILFGIIICLACGIYPAWQAANLNPIDALRHE; via the coding sequence ATGATCTTCTGGGAAATTGCGAAGCGCAATATCCGGATTCATATGCTCCGGTCAACGCTCGCCATGCTCGGCATCGTGATCGGGGTGGTTGCCATTGCCTCGATGGGCATCCTCGGCAACAGTATGGTGGCAACAGTTTCTGAAAGTCTGAGTTCTGTTGGCGACAGTGTGATTGTAACCCCCTACGCGGGGGGTGGCGGGGGTACGGGACCTGGTAGCGGGAGCAGTTCTGCAAGCCTGAAACTTACCGACCAGAATTACCAGCAGATCAAACGGGTCTCGGCACCGAACACTGCCATTCCCGTGTACTCGACCTCCGATCACATGAAGATCGGTGTCGGGAGCAACGATATCGTGGCATCCATATACGGCCTGCCATCTGAAGATGTCCCGGACCTGATGAAACTCCAGGCCGGGGATTACAACAACGGGAACTCTGGTTGTCTCGTGGGGTCAACATTTGCCAAAGACCATGATCTCAAAGTCGGCTCCCGGATCTCTATCGGGGCCGATGGCAGCAAGGGAACCCTGCGGGTCACCGGCATCATCGAGGAACGAGGCATGAGTTTCGATATCAGCACGGATAATGCTCTCGTTGTCACCGACGAATGGTTCGAGAACACCTTCAGCCGGAACAAGGATTACGATGAGGTTGTCGTGAAAGTCAGGGACGGGGACACGGCAACGGTCAAGACAAACATAGAAAAACAGCTCAACAAGCACAAGGACAATAAGATTGTCAGTGTTACCGACAGCAAAGCCACATTAAACAGTATTTATGCAACCTTCGGCACGATCACAACATTCGTATCTGCAATCGGGGGAATCTCGATGATCGTTGCCGGTGTCTCGATCTTCAACATCATGATGATGTCCGTCAACGAGCGGATCAAGGAGATAGGTATTATGCGAAGTATCGGGACCCAGAAAAAAGAGGTGATGAGTATGTTCATCTACGAGGCGGCGATCATCGGGGTGATCGGCAGCGTCATCGGGGGACTGTTCAGCATCCTGGCCGGGTACGCTGTAAGCGCCCTGATGCTGGGTACAACCAAGTATCTCGTCACGGCAGCCAATGCCCTTTCAGTTACCGAAGGTATCCTGTTCGGGATCATCATCTGCCTTGCCTGCGGGATTTATCCGGCATGGCAGGCAGCAAACCTTAACCCGATCGATGCATTGAGGCATGAATGA